The DNA sequence GGCCTGTTGGTAGTGAACTTGACATTGGGCCATTGGCATCTATTGCTCCACGAGTAGATGGATGGCAATCATGAGTCAGTGTAGACCTTCCACTAAACGAACCTTGATCAGATGTACAACATGAATTTGCCAACTTTGTTCTCTACAACTGAAAGGAAAGACCAACCAGACTACTTTGACTCCAAGCTACACAGAATGTACAGATGCTTCACCCGACAAAAAGCCAATAGGAAAATAGAATCCTCCAACATCTTTAGGTAGTAAAGCTAAGCAGACAGACAGGAGGATGGAATCAACGCACAGTAACAGAAGTCCAGCCCATAATAATGCACGATGTTATGTCACTGCATAGCCCACTGGTTTATTTGGACTCCAAGTTGATAGTTTCATTCTTTCTGCCTCTTGAGTCTAACATCAGCTTCATCACTTCATGTCAAGAAAAAGTTCATGGCCTTTGATAGTAGTATGTTTGTGCCTTCGGGAATGTATACAAAGGATGTGACAATTTGGATTTCTTTAAGAAGGCAGAAGAGCCAACAATTAAATATAAAGCTTATTATGTGATTATCTCCTTTTTCTTTAGCAAACCATATCAAAAGGGAGGTAGTTGAGACTTCTTCCAATATGGTTGAGGCCAGGAATACAATTTAGTCAAACACTACTCCATCATACTTTTGATTAGTGAAAGCCTTTAATTTGGGCACTTTAAGCGCTCTTTAAACAAGCTTATTCCCttggcaaaaagaaaaacaagctgCTCTTATTCATTAACCAACAGAGAGCAGTATCTTCATTGATACTGCAATCAAGGCTGGAACAACACACTCACCCCACCACACCAGAGCTACAATAACGAATTACAAGAATTACTACTCATCTACATTCTACAGACCTAGAGTAAATGGAAAACCAGTAGCACTCAACCAACTTCCACCAGCAATAAAATTCCCTGGTGTGAAAGCCTGAGCCTCAGTGGCACTTGTTATCACCTTGTACCCCTTCCATGTCACCCTGTTCGTAGTTGCAGCACCAGCTCCAGTGTTAGCATATTCGGCATAGAACAATGTGTCTAGGGCAAAAGTCCCACTCCACTCGTACCACCCAGCAGGGTCTATGATATCACTAATGACTGATTGCATAATCACAGTCCTCGAGTACTCCTTCCATGGCCTCCCAAGATATGTTTTGAAGCTACCCTTCTCGGCTTCCAAGTCAGAAGTGGCACCAATCCTTGATTTTTGGATTACAATGCCGGTGTTCTGGTTGGGGTCGGTTCTCCCTTGGGCTGTGAGCATGTTCTTCTGGCCCGAATTGGGCTTTCGGGCATGGATATCGCAGTTTTGTAACACTACTGCAGCATTGCCGAAGATGAAATCGACAGTACCCGCCACAAAGCAGCCCTCGAAGAACTGACGGTTCGAGTGGACGTAGAGGGAGTCTTGGTACGCAATAACATCGCAGCGGTAGAAGGCCGAGAGATCGGAACCAACACGAAGAGCAACTGCTTGGTGTTTTGAGGGACCGGCTGAGTTCTGGAAGGTGACTTCTTTTGCTAAGAATCCCGCACCAACCGCCGCTGCAGCCATACATATTAATACGTTAGAGCTTGAGAAGTATATATACATCGTATAAAAACGTTGTGAAACAATCTGGTATACGGTATACCTATACTATATATGTTCTCGAACCCTATAAAATATATCAGATAGTACACTCTGGTTTCAAAGTCGATATAGATAATGTGTGTGACATTTTGAAGAGATGATCAGACCCATGTGTCCCATTTAATTTTTGGGGCTAGGTAAATATGGTGTGGGGTTTATTGTCCACCTTAACAGTGTGAGCCAGTGTAGTTAATGGGTTGCTTGACCTGAACTGAATCTATTAAATATGGGTTAGATATGAGTGCAAATGCAACTTCTAGATGAGAGGAAGATGGCTAATAATTGTTCTGCTTAAATGAAGACAACAGTCATAAAAATAATCCATTATGACTCAGCGATAAACAGGCTTGATAGGACCAAACTCCATGAAAGAATCTAGTCAACAGACCCGAAAGAAGAAAAGTCTAATAGTATAAAGACAAAGGAGATAAAAGATCTAATAAATCCTCACACATGCACATTATTCAGATAATATGATTCTCGACCTTTCAATTATATGAATTCAAAATTGGGATGCAtatctatcaattcaaagttgTGATAACATCAATCATCAAAAAATTGTGAAAACCCTACATTCCTAAGCGTGAATGTGGGAAACCTAGCTCGATCATGCTTTGACAATATGGTTGCGTCTCGGTCACTATACAGAACCGACATTTCAAAATTGgaaaatatcattttttttttccaaggacCAGATGCACAAGGAAGATTGGAAGGTCACTTGAAGACTATAAATGTGGTGACACATGGTGTAACATGCCTTGTGCTGCCTGCCATTGCAAACCAGATAGAGACAGATTCTCATCTGACTCCAACATTattaacaaaaacaaagcaCCGAGTGTCCGTGATTACTTAGGATCTCAATTAGGGTTACACAGGTCCCATGATTGAAGCAACAACAAGGGGGAGGAAAGTAGCACGAGCGACACGACCAATGAAACGACAGTGGAAGAGGAAGCATCATAGGAAGCATCCTACTGGGATATGCGAACAGTAAAAGCAGCTTATCCGTAAAAGTTTAGGCCAGAAAATAAAAGAGTCCAGTTGGTGGGTAGTCCTTAAAAGCATgaaaatttaaaaaagaaaaaaggaccaGAGGGTACGTCGAGCTGTAAACCACACCAACACTCATGCAGCCTATAGATAATTAGATATAGACGCGAGGAGACAACACTTAACATTTAAATAATGACATATATCTGGATTTTGGACCCCGCTAATTAATCTAATGAAGAAGTACAAGACAACAAAACAATGACATATTACCAGAAATCGATCTGAATTTACAGCTACAGAAATGCTCTTTAGTTCCAGAGATCTCCGCAGTGAAAACGAATCGTACAGTAACAGTAATAAGCAGAAGAATACAGAAAATTAAGCAACGGATGATGATGACTGGTCACCAATAAACTAGCAATTTTTAAGATATGAATATCAGAAAGAAAAGTTGTATAAAAGAACGATAGATAGGCTTTTATAAAAAAGCCAAGGCCATGTGCTGGTTTTTGGTATATTGAAATCAAAGCTATGGACGAAAGTTGAACTTAaagatatatataattttctggCAGCCTGGGATTGATACTTTGGAGGTCTGCTTTGTCTAGGCAGTCAACTTGATGGACTATAGTTTCGTATAAATTTGGGATGACAAATCGAAGTTCTCAGTGGTCCAAAAACACAGGCCAGGTGGCCCGAGAAAAACATGGTCTAGCAGACGTTACCTTGTTTTCATGAGAAAAACTGCACTTCTCAAGGAACATGTTGATGCAAGaccaaaattcaaaagaaaaatacaaaaaccttGATTTAAATTCACTACAATAGAAGAAATTTTAATGCAGTGAACAGACTAACAGAGAAAGCCGGGAAATGCAGATGACGGATACAAACTtagaaataaacaaaattatGAGATTATGTTAGATCGAAACGAAATTTTTAAGAATTCGACTAAAATGCATATAAGATCAAAACCCTATCAAAGTTCTAATGAATTAATTTCGACGGTGTGCCAGATTTGTGAGATGCAAAAAATTGCACTACTACTTGTGACAGATTTATGGAGGCCGATCCAATACACTGTCACCCCAACTTGGCGCACCCTACCCTATCTAAAGGCATGGCCGCCTGGGAATATGAATACATGGAACCCACACAACAGGAACCACCGATGATTATCCAAATATATCTTGAAATAATTTCCATCTAAAACATAAAAGTAAACACAAGTGGTAAATAAAAGTCAGCTAAAAATATTGTAAAGTTATTGGACTTACCGACTGTGGCAGAATTGAAGGTCGTGTCCCCATCGACCACATTTCTACTGGCGGTAATAATTGTGGTTTTCCTTCCATCGCCCAAGAACATTATGTTCGTCTTGGCCTTTGGCACATCCACATTCTCTCTATACACACCGGCCTTGATTCTGATCACGTATCTGGTGCTACTCTTCGATGGTGCAGCCGCGACGGCTTCCGAAACCGTCTTGTAATCTCCGGTTCCGTCTGCTGCCACGATCACATTCGGTGTGACAGTAGAGGATTGCAAGAGATGTCTATCTGCGGCAGACAGCCACTCCGGCCATCCGTTTGAATGTTCCTCCTTTAGCTTTCGGTTAGTCGTTGACGACATGGCTTTCATCTCGTTTGCAATGTCGTTATCAGTCATGTTTTTAATCATGGCCAGTGCATTGCTACACAACTTTTCTACATATTTCTGAACAGAAAAAGACGGTAATttaaataaaactataaaagtCGGTCCAAAATATAGAAACAAATATATTAACAGTGTAGACATAATTAAAACTACTGAAGGAAATGAATTAAGTCTTTTGTAGTTTGAATTAATCTCACTTGCCCTATATATAATTCTTTCTACTATTCTACCATGTTCAACACGAACCATGCTGATTTCAGACCACCATTGAGTTCGGTGAACCACTAATCAAACGGTTCTCAGTCATTTGATATGAATGTCGAACAACATTAACCATAGATGTAACATGGGAAAAAGTGAACACTAGCTTGActaaaaattaatataacaGTAAATATTGAGATTTCAGGCCGCAGTAATGTTACCTGACCCTTCTCCAACGATTTCCGAACTATTTTATCAGCTTCGGCGTGAGAAAACCCGTCGAGACAAGTCTCCTGGTTGGTAATGGCGGAGCTTATCAACGTCTTGAGATCGTCGGCGTGCGCAGTCAGAGTCCTGTTGTTGCTCGGGTACTGAAACAGATCCTTTACCGCCTCGTGGAGCTCATCGAGCGTCTCGTCAATGATCTCCAGGCAGTCGTGCAAGGCAGCCCTCTCGCGCTTCGTGAGGCTCTTCACGAGCTTCTTGATCAGCTTCTCGATGGTGAAGAAGTTGCGCTCCACCGCCGTGATGGTGATGTTCAGCGACAGCCCGATCACGTCTTTGAGGCTGGTGACGTTTGTGGTGGCGGCTGACGTGGCCAGGGTGGAGAAGCAGAGCTCGGGGTAG is a window from the Rosa chinensis cultivar Old Blush chromosome 2, RchiOBHm-V2, whole genome shotgun sequence genome containing:
- the LOC112187427 gene encoding pectinesterase: MATIKEFLAKVSRSKKHKKLFLAVVATVLLVAAVIGIVTGVKNKNSNSDNESLSAAHAIVKFSCSSTLYPELCFSTLATSAATTNVTSLKDVIGLSLNITITAVERNFFTIEKLIKKLVKSLTKRERAALHDCLEIIDETLDELHEAVKDLFQYPSNNRTLTAHADDLKTLISSAITNQETCLDGFSHAEADKIVRKSLEKGQKYVEKLCSNALAMIKNMTDNDIANEMKAMSSTTNRKLKEEHSNGWPEWLSAADRHLLQSSTVTPNVIVAADGTGDYKTVSEAVAAAPSKSSTRYVIRIKAGVYRENVDVPKAKTNIMFLGDGRKTTIITASRNVVDGDTTFNSATVAAVGAGFLAKEVTFQNSAGPSKHQAVALRVGSDLSAFYRCDVIAYQDSLYVHSNRQFFEGCFVAGTVDFIFGNAAVVLQNCDIHARKPNSGQKNMLTAQGRTDPNQNTGIVIQKSRIGATSDLEAEKGSFKTYLGRPWKEYSRTVIMQSVISDIIDPAGWYEWSGTFALDTLFYAEYANTGAGAATTNRVTWKGYKVITSATEAQAFTPGNFIAGGSWLSATGFPFTLGL